The Paenibacillus sp. FSL R7-0345 DNA segment CGTCCCAATCGTGTACTCATGATTTGTATTTTCCATTGTTCTCTCTCCTCCTGAGCTTCCGTATTAGTGCTGTGCTTTTTCAAACAATGCGCTGCGCGTGTCTTCGTCTTTCAGCATTTTTTCCCATGGATCGGACACCTGGGCCAGGGCAAAGTCAATCCGTGCCGCCAGCTCCTTGCGGTTCTCCTCGTTGTTCAGAATGACACTCTGGATCTTTTCAAGACCCATGCGTTCTACCCACTCCGAGGTTCTTTCCAGATAATTGCCGGTTTCACGGTAGAACTGCATTACAGCAGAGCACACTTCGATCAGCTCTTCATCCGTCTTCACTTTGCAGAAGGAATCTGCAATACGCGGTTTAATACCGCCGTTACCGCCGATAAATACTTCCCATCCGCCGTCGTTGCCGACGATACCGATGTCCTTGGTGCATGATTCCGCACAGTTACGCGGGCAGCCGTTAACCGCCATTTTGAACTTGGCCGGGAAATCAAGCCGTTCGTATTTACGCTCAAGGAGTGCGCCCATTCCCATGGAATCCTGGGTTCCGAAACGGCAGAACTGGCTGCCGACACAGGTTTTAACAGTACGAAGGGATTTAGCATAAGCATAACCGGATGGCATATCCAGCTCTTCCCACACTTTAGGCACATCTTCTTTTTTGACACCAATCAGATCCAGACGCTGTCCGCCGGTTACCTTCACTACCTTCACATCATATTTCAGGGATACATCAGCAATCCGTTTCAGATCTTCCGGTGTAGTTACACCGCCGTACATACGCGGAACAACTGTAAAGGTACCATCCTTCTGAATATTGGCGCTCATACGCTCATTGACAAAACGTGATTCTTTCTCGTCTTCATGAGTGTCCGGATAAATCATGCCCAGGTAGTAGTTGACGGCCGGACGGCATTTGGAGCAGCCTTCAGGCTGTTTCCACTCCAGCACGTTCATAACTTCCTTGGTAGTCTTGAGTCCCTTCGCTGTAATCTCAGCAACAATTTCATCACGGCTGAGCGAGGTACAGCCGCAGATTCCGGCTTTGGCGCTCTCTTTAAAGCTGTCACCGAGCACGAACTGGAGGATCTGTTCAACAACCGGCTTACAGCCGCCGCATGAACGTGTTGCTCCGGTGCAGGCTTTAATTTCATCAACAGTTGTAAAGCCGTTCTCTGTCACCGCATCGACAATCGCTTTTTTGGTAACCCCGTTACAGCCGCAGACGATTTCTTCATCAGCCATCGCTTCTACGGACATACCCTTTTTGGCACTTCCCCCGCTGCCGCAGCAGCCGGTTCCCATTACTTCGCTGTAAATCTCATCCGTCATCTCTGTGCCTTGTTTCACAAGCTTTTGCAGATTAGCAGATTCGGTTACATCACCGAACAGTACCGCACCGACGATCACATTATTTTTGAGCAAAATCTTCTTATAGGTTCTCTTCCACTCATCTTTGGCAGAGATAACAGTATGCTCCGGTGTATCCGTAAACTCACCTGCCGAAAAGACATCCACGCCGGAAATTTTCAGCTTAGTCGATACAACCGAACCTTCATACGGCTGGGTAGCTGCTCCGCACAGGTGCTTCGCCAATACCATTCCCTGTTCGAACAATGGGGCTACCAGACCGTAGCAGGTACCGCGGTGCTCTGTACATTCACCAACGGAGTAAACATTCTCCATCGAAGTCTGCAGGTAATCGTCAACGACAATCCCGCGGTTTACGGTGATGCCGCTGTCTTTGGCCAGCTGGGTATTCGGCTTGATGCCTACTGCCATAACCACAAAATCCGCCTGCAGCTCGGTGCCGTCACTGAATCTTAGTCCGTTAACGCGTTCATCTCCGGTCAATTCCGCTGTCTGCTTGCCCATCGCGAACTTCACACCTTGGCGTGTAAGCTCTGCCTGCAGCATCGACGATGCGGTGTGGTCAAGCTGGCGCTCCATCAGATCCTCAAGCAGATGCACTACTGTTACATCCATGCCGAGGTTAACCAGTCCTTTTGCCGCTTCAAGCCCGAGCAGGCCGCCGCCGATTACTGCTGCTGTACGGTACTGCTTGGCCGCCGCCAGCATGGCATCACAGTCAGCAATGTCGCGGAACCCCACCACGCCTTCTTTGGTGCTGCCTGGAACAGGCAGAATGAAGGAGTTGGAGCCTGTTGCAATAATGACTTTATCGTAAGGAACAGCCTGTCCGTTATCTGCGATAACCTGGCGGGATTCCTCATCGATCTTTACAACCGTAGTTCCTGTATGCAGGGTAATGTTGTTATCTGCGTACCACTGGCGGTCATTTAGAATAATATCTTCAATACTTTTGCTGCCTTCAAGTACATAGGACAGCATAATCCGGTTATAGTTGGGGTGAGGCTCACTGCCGAAGATCGTAATATCATAAGCGCCGCCCAGCTTCAAAATCTGTTCAATAGTCCCTACGCCTGCCATCCCGTTGCCTATCAATACTAACTTTTGTCTCTCCATTCTCACTGTTAAAACCTCCCCGAAGCTTTTAAAAAATCCTTTTGCTTTCTATCTCGTATCTGAATTATACATTTTAAATTTAAATGGCATTTGTGATTAGAATCACATTAATTGTGAATGTTTTCACAATATTACATGTTATGTTAGCTTACATTTGATCAGTGGAACACTTAAAGTTTGCAAAAAAAGCAGCCAGGTTTCTCAGTAGCCGCCACCGGCGTATAGAGAAACCTGGCTATAAAAACCATCTGCACCTGACCTTCTTCCCTTACCGCAAAACAAGTGAAATCTCCAGCTCATCCTGGATTCTCAGCTTCATATCGATGCCGCTGTCCAGCAGTGTCTTGTCATTCAGCTTCAGCTTCCATTCTTCATTTGAAAGCGGCTTGTATTCTTTGACAGCAAGCAGTGTCCTGTTGTTTTCGGCCAGATGAACCAGGCCGCTGCTCTTCAGCATCCCCCGCACCGTCAGATCCTCGGTATATGGGATGACATAGGAGTGGGTCAGCTCAGGCTGGCCGCTCCCGCCGTTGACGGTCAGTATAACCGGTCGGAGCGGAGTGTCCTGTACAGCTTCAGCTGTTATCAGGATTGTATCCTCCCGCTTTACCACGGTGCTTAGATCAGTAACGGGCTTGCCGCTTAATTGAATCTCCCAGTCCATGTCAGGACTGAGCGATATGTGGTTTACAGTCAACAAAGAAGTGCCGTCTCCGGCAAAAGTGACAAGGCTGCTGGCATCAAGCAGTTCCTTAACAGTGATATCCGGCTTATACGCATCACTGATCTGCCGTCCTGAGCTGCCGGTCAGATCCGTGTCCCCTACTTTCAGGGAGAACACTGGCTGAACAGCACCGGCAGCAGCATTATTTACCTCCAGATTCCCGTTCAGGGCTTTACAGCCCCCGGCAATCACAATTAGCATGAGTCCCAGACAAACCCGCCACAGCAACTTCACTGTCATTTACCGGCACCGCCTTCTTTGGCCTGAACACAGCTTCCAGCATTTTCACAGGCCTGTAGTTGTTATGTATTCATCTTATTTAAGGATAACGTAAATGGACAGGCTTCTCAAATAAAAAAAGCCCCCCAAGGGGCTTTTTCAACAGCAGACGTTGCTTATGCTTGTTGATAACGCAAGAACAGGTTGTTGTTCTCAAGGTGTACATGCTCGAAGGTCATGCCTTCCAGCTCTTCAAGCCGGGCATAGGTCAGACGGTAAGTGGTGCAGGCATGCGGCGGCGGGGTGAAGTCATTAGTAACCGCACGCAGCTCACGCAGAATTTCGCCGGCCCCATCATGCTCCTGCTCCAGATTGTGCAGCAGTTCATGCAGCTCAGCCAATTTTTGCTCGCTTGGATTTTCGCTGTAAGCCAGCATTTTAGGGAATTCCACTTCCTCTTCCTGTGCTGTGTGCTTCAGCAGATCTTCACGCAGCAGGTTGAACAGACGGTGCACTTCAGCCAGATGAGGGGAATCATCGCCGTGGACACGGAAGACCTTGGTTACGTTCTGGCTGATCTGCGGAAGCTCTTCACGGAGGTAGCGGTGATGCTTGTTCACAATATGCTCAACCAGCTCACGGGACGAGGCCTGATTCCATTTCGTATCTTCTTCTAGTACAGGATGCTCCTCTACCAGCTTGTGCAGATCTCCGAGCAGCTGGTCTGCATTCAGACCCTTTTCTTCGGCTGCTTCAGCCAGCGGCTTGGCGCCACCGCAGCAAAAGTCGATCCGCTGTCCTTTGAAATAATCTGCTGCTTTCGGAAATTGCAGTACGATATCTCTTACAAAATCTTCACCGCTGAAGCTAAGCTGTTCTGTTGTATGGTTTAGTTGATTGGCCGTCATAATAGGCCCTCCCTTTGTTATTGGTCTAGGTTCTTTCTTACCTCTACACAATAACGCTTAGCCAAACCCCGGCTTGTGATTTTACGCACTAAATAAATAAAATTTTATTGAACGCTTATTTCAAAAAGAAATGAAGCTTAGCAGCATAAAAAGCACCCCTGGAAAGGAGTGCTTAGGGCAATCCATCAGCATCAAATTGACTACAGAATAGTTGCCCGCATATACGTACGCTTCCCCTGTGCGTCCTTCAGATATGGACCTAGCCCGGCGAACCTGGAATGGTCAACATACACACCGGTCATCCAACGGCCTTCCGTCAGCCCTCCATTCCACTGCAGCACCAGATCAGGGGCGGATATCCATTCCTGATACACCTGTATATGATCTTCCTTATATTCTTTGAAAGGCTTGCCGTTCTCAATCAGCCGGAATGAGCTGACATAAGTCGGCACAAAATAGCTCGATATCGTATCCAGATCGTCCCCATCCAGAAAAGCGTCACTGCCCAGATAATGCTGGAACAGCAGCGTATTCTCATACAGTGACCAAATAACCGCCTGTAACACCATGCTCTGCCTTATTCCGTTATGAAAAGTGAACAGCCGCTGCCGGCCTGTTGCGGCCCGCTTTGCAGCATCCGCCGGCTCCAGGCAATGCCGCTCACAACCGATACACTTCCAGCCGGCTGGACTCTGAATCCATTTCTGAAACACACTACCGCTGTCATTATCTCCTTTATATAATGAGGAAATAATTTCATAGGGCACGCCGATCCACGAATCCCACAAGGAGCCGGGAAGATGGCCGTGCAGCATGAATAGCGCTTTATCGTAAATAAGCTGCACTTTAATCGAAGCGGTCTCCAGTTCGGCAACATCCTTTTTTCCATAGGTTATTTCCCGGGAAAACAAGGTGGTTTTCATCTTCCTCGCCTCCTAAAAATGTTGTGCAGAACGGACTCCACAAATTGATTGCGCTTTCACTCTTATTCCCTGCGACATCATAATCAGCGGTTAGACAGGCTGGCCTCACCAGTTTTTCCTATTATATTACATTTCCACACTCATTGTGCAAGTTTTATTTTGTTAAAATCTAATATTTTCCTCCACGCTGTTGAAAAAGCCCCTCTTTCCATAAAGGATAAAGGGGCTATCATCAGGACTACAGTAGCGGGACTACTCGACCCAGCTCTCGGCCCAGGACTGAATCTGCTGCATGACCGGCTCAAGCGCGCGGCCCTTTGGCGTTAATTCGTACTCGATGCGTACCGGCGTTTCAGGATACACATGTCTTACCAGAATGCCTTCACATTCCAGATCCTTCATCCGTTCCGACAGCATTTTATCGCTCATTGACGGAATCAGTCCGGAGATATCCTTGAAGCGCTTCGGCCCGCTCATCAATGTCTGGATAATAAGTCCATTCCAGCGTTTGCCTAAGAAAGAGAAGGCCGTTTCGAATCTTGGGCACATCGTCATCTGATGTTCTTCCATTGTTCTCACCTCTCAGTTGTAAAGCTTACTATTAGTTAGTATATATAATTTTAACATATTTATAGCATAATGAACATCGTTTCGCCAAAAAAAATTCATCAGCCCTACCTTATTATATCCGTAGTGTCAATCCCCTGTGCCTTCCTGCGGCTTGCGCCGGGCGATTGCTTCGGTCACTACGTAAGCCAGATCATCGTTACCGTACAACGACAGAACCCCGAGAACCGTATCATCCGAAATATCTCCGGCTTCTTCTTCAGGCACAGTCAGCGCAAGCGCCCGGCCGAGTGCAGCATTCCCCTCCTGCTGCGGGTAAGCCTGCAAATATAGGGCATGCGGGTCCAGCTTGTTGTTTACGCACCACTGGGCAAATACGAGGATCATCATTTCTTCATCCCGCTTGTAGCTCTCGATGATTTGTTCCTCCATTGATTTACGGTAATCGTCCATGTTCCTGCTCCTCTCTGTTTATCTGGCAGTCAGCTCTGCCGCCAGCCTGTGACCAGGCAGTACGGCGGATGCAGAAATGCTACACTGCTCCGGTGTATGAATAGTACTTAAAAAATGCTTGACCGCTCCGCTGAATCCCCTGCGCTCCAGCACCGTATCCCAGCTACCAAAGCTTTGGTTGCGCGGCAGTGAGCCTTTTTCATATAACACAACCCGTTCCAGATCTGTTACCTCTACTGATCTCCCGCTGCCGTGCAGCTCCAGCTTCTCAATATCAGCCCCTGCATCCCTGACCATGCTGTACATCCCGGTAACCCCCCGTTTCCAGCCAAGAATTCCGGAAGACTGCAGCAGCCTGCCTTCACTGTCGGAGTTGAGACTGCTTTTGAGCAGCTCATAATCGTTACCGCACAGCCACAACAGCAGATCAAGCATATGAATCAGATCATCATGGATCGTCTCATGGCTGCTGCTTCCATTCTGCAGGCTGGTACGGTGCTTGACGGCATGGCACAGGCTGATGCCGCCTGCCTTCTCGAGCCAGGCCTTGGCTGCCGTATACATCGGGGCAAACCGCCGGTTAAAGCCAACAGCAAGCAGCAGCCCCCGGTCCTCAGCCAGCTGCGTCATCCGTTGCGATTCTTCCAGTTCATAAGACAACGGCTTGTCTACATAAACCGGTAACCCGTGCTCCAAACATTTTGTCACATATTCATAATGGGTTGTAGTGGGACTGTGCACAAATACCGCATCCAGGTCCCAGGACAGCAGCTCATCCAGATCCGTTGTCCCTTTAGGCAAACGGTAGGAACGGACCGCTCCCTGCACTGTAACCGGCGAATGGCTGAGCACGCCGACCAGCTCTGCCTGATCGTGACGGGACAGCAGCGGCAGATATACTTTGCGGGCAATATCGCCGATCCCGATCATCGCGACTTTTTTACGTACGGGAGTATTCATAGTACATCTTCCTTTACATGTCGTATAGATGTATTATACCGTGACATCACGCCGCGACAATGATCTTTGCTTCATTAATTACTTTTTTTTCAGTATGATGAGAGGATCAGCTTGCGAAGGGGCATAGTAGAAATGAGAAAAGGGTTAACGGTTTTCCTGTATGTTTCGGTTATTATTCTCGCGTTTATCTACAGATATGATCTGCTGGACTGGCTGCGAGAGGATCACAGTCCTTTTCTGGCTTTTATTGCAGCTGCGCTTCTGGCACTGTTTCCGGTCATGCCGTATAAGCTGATTATCGGCTTGTTCGGATATATGTATGGCGGTTTCCTGGCGGCGGTAATCTGCTGGAGTGCCACAACTGTTGCGGCAGCGGCCATGTACGGTATTGTAAAATATCTGTTTCAGCAGCGCGCCTTAACTTATCTGGCTTCTGTGAAGGCGCTCCATAAATTCACTTTAGCTATACAGCGGCGTCCGTTCGCTTCCATAGTTCTAGCCAGGCTGCTTCCAGTAGTTCCGCAAACAGCGGTAAATATTTATGCCGGGGCCGCAGGTCTGCCCTTCTGGAGCTATCTGGCGGCATCCGGTATCGGCAAGCTTCCGGGCATTGCCTTATATGCGTTTCTCGGAGGCAGGTTGTCCGGTCACCCCGGTAGCGTTATTGCAGCACTGGCCTTGTATG contains these protein-coding regions:
- the nirB gene encoding nitrite reductase large subunit NirB → MRMERQKLVLIGNGMAGVGTIEQILKLGGAYDITIFGSEPHPNYNRIMLSYVLEGSKSIEDIILNDRQWYADNNITLHTGTTVVKIDEESRQVIADNGQAVPYDKVIIATGSNSFILPVPGSTKEGVVGFRDIADCDAMLAAAKQYRTAAVIGGGLLGLEAAKGLVNLGMDVTVVHLLEDLMERQLDHTASSMLQAELTRQGVKFAMGKQTAELTGDERVNGLRFSDGTELQADFVVMAVGIKPNTQLAKDSGITVNRGIVVDDYLQTSMENVYSVGECTEHRGTCYGLVAPLFEQGMVLAKHLCGAATQPYEGSVVSTKLKISGVDVFSAGEFTDTPEHTVISAKDEWKRTYKKILLKNNVIVGAVLFGDVTESANLQKLVKQGTEMTDEIYSEVMGTGCCGSGGSAKKGMSVEAMADEEIVCGCNGVTKKAIVDAVTENGFTTVDEIKACTGATRSCGGCKPVVEQILQFVLGDSFKESAKAGICGCTSLSRDEIVAEITAKGLKTTKEVMNVLEWKQPEGCSKCRPAVNYYLGMIYPDTHEDEKESRFVNERMSANIQKDGTFTVVPRMYGGVTTPEDLKRIADVSLKYDVKVVKVTGGQRLDLIGVKKEDVPKVWEELDMPSGYAYAKSLRTVKTCVGSQFCRFGTQDSMGMGALLERKYERLDFPAKFKMAVNGCPRNCAESCTKDIGIVGNDGGWEVFIGGNGGIKPRIADSFCKVKTDEELIEVCSAVMQFYRETGNYLERTSEWVERMGLEKIQSVILNNEENRKELAARIDFALAQVSDPWEKMLKDEDTRSALFEKAQH
- a CDS encoding helix-turn-helix domain-containing protein translates to MEEHQMTMCPRFETAFSFLGKRWNGLIIQTLMSGPKRFKDISGLIPSMSDKMLSERMKDLECEGILVRHVYPETPVRIEYELTPKGRALEPVMQQIQSWAESWVE
- a CDS encoding Gfo/Idh/MocA family oxidoreductase, producing MNTPVRKKVAMIGIGDIARKVYLPLLSRHDQAELVGVLSHSPVTVQGAVRSYRLPKGTTDLDELLSWDLDAVFVHSPTTTHYEYVTKCLEHGLPVYVDKPLSYELEESQRMTQLAEDRGLLLAVGFNRRFAPMYTAAKAWLEKAGGISLCHAVKHRTSLQNGSSSHETIHDDLIHMLDLLLWLCGNDYELLKSSLNSDSEGRLLQSSGILGWKRGVTGMYSMVRDAGADIEKLELHGSGRSVEVTDLERVVLYEKGSLPRNQSFGSWDTVLERRGFSGAVKHFLSTIHTPEQCSISASAVLPGHRLAAELTAR
- a CDS encoding VTT domain-containing protein, translated to MRKGLTVFLYVSVIILAFIYRYDLLDWLREDHSPFLAFIAAALLALFPVMPYKLIIGLFGYMYGGFLAAVICWSATTVAAAAMYGIVKYLFQQRALTYLASVKALHKFTLAIQRRPFASIVLARLLPVVPQTAVNIYAGAAGLPFWSYLAASGIGKLPGIALYAFLGGRLSGHPGSVIAALALYAAVLAAAGWSLRIQAKTKIEEQ
- the ric gene encoding iron-sulfur cluster repair di-iron protein, with product MTANQLNHTTEQLSFSGEDFVRDIVLQFPKAADYFKGQRIDFCCGGAKPLAEAAEEKGLNADQLLGDLHKLVEEHPVLEEDTKWNQASSRELVEHIVNKHHRYLREELPQISQNVTKVFRVHGDDSPHLAEVHRLFNLLREDLLKHTAQEEEVEFPKMLAYSENPSEQKLAELHELLHNLEQEHDGAGEILRELRAVTNDFTPPPHACTTYRLTYARLEELEGMTFEHVHLENNNLFLRYQQA